A stretch of DNA from Virgibacillus proomii:
GCATTGTTACATAAACCATCCGTATTAATACTTGACGAACCTACTAATGGGTTAGACCCAGCAGGAATTCGTGAAATGCGTGAGCATATTCGCAAGTTAGCCAAGGAGGAAAATGTAGCTATTATCATTTCCAGCCACTTGTTGTCTGAGATTGAACAAATGTGTGATCGTATCGGAATTATTAAAAATGGTAAGCTTATTAAGCTTCAACAAGTTGGAGAAGTAGAAAATGATAACCTGCTGCATCATCTGAAAGTAGCCCCTATGGATCAAGCAAAACAAATATTAAATGAACAACTCCAATTAGAGGCAGTAGAATTAGATGGAAATCTATCATTCCGCTGTAAAAAAGAACAAATTCCAAAAATTATTAAATGTATGGTTGAAAACAATTGCGCTATTTATCAAATAACAACAGCAAATGGTTCGTTAGAGGATCAATTCTTTGAACTGATTGGAGAGAATACAATTGAGTAGAATGATAAAGCTTATTCATAATGAACAAGTAAAAATATATACAAGAAAATCTACCTGGCTTATGTATCTCATCTTAGCCGGATTAATTTTCACTTTTGCCTTTACCACCAATTACTATGGTGTTCCGAATGAAAACTACCAAGGTGATAACTGGCGTCAAGAATTGAAAGAAGAAAATCAAAAATTAACTAAGGAAATGGAAAAAGACGAATTTGCAGCAAGCAATAATCCTTATCTTATTGAGAAAAACAATTATTATTTAGAACAGAATATTCAACCAGCTGCTTATGACGCCTGGCAGTTCGTTGGAGAAAACGCTGGGTTATTAACGGTTGTCAGTTTATTAGTGATTATTATTGCCGCGGGAATCGTTGCCAACGAATTCCGTTGGGGAACCATTAAGCTGCTACTCATTCGCCCAATTAAAAGAAGTGGCATCCTGCTTTCCAAATATATTGCAGTTTTATTATTCGCATTATATACGCTTATGTTTCTCTTTATCACGGCATGGCTAATCGGAGCAATCTTCTTTGGGGTTAGCGATATAGACGCTACCATTGTTAAAGATGCTAAAGATGGTTTTACATCTATTCCCTTAATAAAAGATATATTCACTAATTATAGTTTTCGACTAGTGGATCTTCTTATGATGACCACCCTAGCATTTATGATTTCAACCGTGTTCCGTAATAGCTCCTTAGCAATCGGTGTTTCCCTGTTTTTATTGATGGGCGGATCTTCTATTGTTCAGATGCTTGCAGATAAAGAATGGGTAAAATATATTTTGTTCGCCAATACGGATTTAAGACAATACTTTGGAGGGAATTCGCCAATGATTGAAGGGATGACATTGGGCTTTTCCATTACTGTCTTGATTGTCTACTATGTTGTTTTCATATTGACTTCGTGGATCGTGTTTATAAAACGAGACGTTGCAGGACAATAATCATAGATGTCTAAGGAAGAGAGCTGCTTTCCTATTCCCTGCTCTCTTCCTTTTTTTAATTGGCTATCTTATTTTTCAAAAATAAACATTGAACCTAATCCATCTGCAAATACTCAACCAATTATTCCGATTTTTAACATGCCCTTATTTGTCGAGGGAAAAATCCCCGGTACTACATGGTGAATATTTCATTTGAAGGTAGCTTCGTCGTTTAATTGCATTGCTAGCTATGAGTGAACTTCAATTTCTTTCCACATTGCTCCTCACATCCCCAATGTTTTCTTTAACCCGTCAGAAGTTCTGCCGTTCGTTCATATTAAATAAGTTCCTGTACTTTTGTTCTTTTTTAATTCCCTTTTTAGAATATTGTCTATACAGTAATGATGAACAAATAAAAGCAAACAAAGTGGTCGGTCAATGAAGTTATGCTTTGGGAAAATCAAGTAAGCAAGCTTTTCTGCTTCCATTAAAGCTGTGTGTCATAAACATTGGATGATGCAATTATTGATAAGTAGATCACGAGTGTTGCATAAATAATCCCTGAAATTTAAAATACTCACTGTCATCAAAATTAGGTATTAGTACATACAGAGAAAAGTCCTTTAGCGACATGCTTTAATGGAAAAGGTAAAAAAACTTGGCTTGTCCAAATCTTTATGGCGAAAGCTATCGTTTTTCTTATACTATAAAGCCTATATACTTTCCATAGTACAGAAAAAAATATAAAATTTCGGATATTATTAGAAAACGGCAAAAGAAGTGGACATTAAGAAAGTAGGGGGATCAATTTGAAAAACAAGAACTTTGAAGATTTGCCAATAACACTTCATATTGAAGCAAGGAAGAGAAATTGAGTTTTTTTATAATAATAAAGGGTATTTTATTCCTAATTACAAAGAAGGAAGAGTTTTATTAGACGACGAAGGAGAAAATTTAACCCCAAATATCAAAAATGAGGAAGAGTTTGTAGAAAAAGCTAAAATAAATAGATGGATTAACACTAAAAAAACTTTTTCAAAATAAAAATGATCAAGTGGAAATAGGAACTGTTTTTTAAAATGGATTTTATGACATGAACCTTTTAAAAAGAAAAAGCAAAAAACAGAAGATTGCGTAAAAAATTTAATGATTGTGGAGACTTCTACTACTTACGATTTGGTAGAAGTCTTTTTTTGTAAAGGTAAGCTATGACTAGATCAGCAATAATTATAGTAAGTACGTTTGTTATACCAAGGGCAAAAGAATACCAAGATTATATTAAGTATATTGATAGAGATAAAGGAAAAGTTTTAGCAAGGACAAAAAACGTTTTACCACTTTTGGGAGGATGTTATTTCCTTTATTATACAAAACAAATGAACTTTTTAGTACCTTCCCTTATATGTGACAAAATTGAAAGATGATTGTAAGAAAAAACAAACTAATAATTCCTTCTCTCATGTTACTATTTGTGTGGATTGAATATTGTCTCCCAACTTCATCGCTTCAAACCCAGTTTATGTAAACATAAATAAATTTAGCCAATCATCTTATAGGGGGAATTACATACATGGAAATAATTACGGATACGTGGACAATCATTCAATATTTAATACTGGGACTGGTACAGGGAATTACTGAACCGCTCCCCATTTCTTCCAGTGGACATATTGTTATTGTTCGTGAATTGTTTGGGATTGAAACAAAAGGGCTCTCCTTTGAAATATTTGTGAATTTTGCTTCTCTATTAGCTATTTTACTGATTTATCGTCATGATATCATGCGGTTAATAAAAAATGGGAGTCTTTACCTCATGAAAGGAAACGATACGTATAAAAATGACTTTCATTTTATTATGTATCTTATCATCGCTACAATACCAGTAGGGGTAATTGGGCTATTGTTTAACGATGTGATTGGGGAAGTCCTAAGTGGTACAAATGTCGTTGGATTTACCTTGTTAATCACAGCTGCTGCCGTATGGATTATTCGTCATCGGAGCGGGAAAAAAGCAGATGAAGATTTATCAACAAAAGATGCACTCATTGTTGGTATTGCCCAGACTTTTGCTGTTATGCCTGGAATTAGCCGTTCCGGAGCAAGCATTGTCGCGTCCATGCTAGTTGGTATGAAGCAGGAAACGGCACTTCGTTTCTCCTTTCTATTATATATACCGGTTAGTTTAGGTACAACGATCATAGAAGTTCCTGACTTTATAATAAGTCCAGAATTTAGTACATTGCTAGTCCCTAATCTGATTGCTTTCTTTGCCTCATTTATAGCTACTTATGTTGCATTTAAATGGCTTAAAAATATCATGGCTAAAGGCAATTTAGGTTATTTTTCATATTACTGTCTTATTGTTGGTATACTTGTCATCCTATTTCTATAGACTTGATCAATTGCAAAAGGAAACGGTTTCGTTTATGCATTGATTTTTCCTAATATTGGTGTTATGATAATTGTAATAATAAATATTCGATCACATGTTACTAATACGATTAGGCATGGTGGTATAATAGAGTGACTATTGTGACTCTGTATACTACCGTGCCTTTTTTGCTATAACTAAAAAGACATACTCCCTTAGTCACAAAATAGTAAAAATCAAACTCAGAATAGCAAGGAGTGCAAGAAATGTTAAAGAACCTATTTAAAAAATCAAAAGAACAAGCTATTTATGCACCATTAAACGGAGAAATAGTTCCGTTAGAAGAAGTACCTGATCCTGTTTTTAATCAAAAAATGATGGGAGAAGGAATTGCAATTATCCCCAGTGAAGGAAAACTACTTTCACCGATAGATGGAAAAGTTGTGCAAATACCGGAAACAAAACATGCAATTGGACTTGCTACAAACGATGGCACGGAAATCCTCATTCATGTAGGGTTGGAAACGGTTAGTTTAAAAGGGGAAGGATTTGAACTAAAAGTTGCTGCAGGCGATACGGTCACTAAAGGGCAACCACTGATGGAAATAAACTTAGATTATATTAAACAACACGCATCTAGCATCATTACGCCGATTATTATCACAAACAGCAATGAGCGAAAGCTTACATTTACAGAGGAAAAACAAAGTGTTGCAAGTGAAACCGTTATTATGAATGTAACTGCTTAAGCTTCATTATAAATTACGGTATTGGATGGTTTCTAGTTTGTGCTTTTTTAACAAACGGAAACACTTGATTAGCAACTGGATAAACCGCCCTCTTATCAGGGGCGGACGACGTTGCGCTCCCCAAGAAGGTTACTAATTTTGTCGGTGTTTATTTTGACTTTAGGGGATTCCAGTTGCTGCCTTTCCATACATGTCTTGAAGGCCCTGGATTTTTCTTAGAAACTGGCTAGTATCCATTTTCTGGTGTAAACAACTTAGGTACATTTATACATAAAATGAAACATCTATCAGTAGAGCTTTTCCTTCACCCACTACTGATAGAAATAAAAACAAAGGTTAACATCTCAGGCGTCCTTGAAAAAGAAGTTCACTTTTTCTACATGCGATGTGTCGCTGTCGTGGTTTTTTCTTGTCCTTTCGACCCGAACAAAACGGGCATTTAGGTGCCGTTATCTCCAACTTAAACTTCTTCGTATTCGCTAAACTCTTGAATTGAGAGTCTTTCAGCACCTTAGAGACGGGATAAAACCTAGTGTTTTTCGGATAACGAATTATCTCACGTTAAAGTTTTCTTTTGTATGCAAATTGGATAACAGTAACATAGCTAATCAATAAAATTTCTCCTAAGCAAAGCTGAAGCATATACTATTCGCAATTTATTCTGCGTAAAATGAAATATCATAGATCCCTAAAACCACTGGTAAGAATACAGGCATCTAAAGGAGGTGACCTCCGGTGAGAATTACAAAAATCTTAAATAATAACGCAGTAATCGTAACAGACGGCAAGCAAGAAAAAATCGCAATTGGTGCTGGTGTAGCCTTTAATAAAAAGAGAAAAGATATTGTTAATCCAGCAAAAATTGAAAAACTATTTGTACTAAAAGAAAATGAAAAATTGCAGGAGTTGATTATGCGAATCCCGGAAGAACACTTGCTAATATCAGAAGAAATTATCGCTTATGCTGAAAAGCAATTAAGTACAAACCTGAATGAGCATATTCTTTTAGCATTGACTGATCATCTCTCATTTGCTATTGAACGCAGCAAAGAAGGAATTCACTTAAAAAATAAGCTCTTGCAAGAAATTAAAATTATGTACCGAGAAGAATTCAATATTGGACTTTGGGCGATTAATCACGTAAAAGACAAACTAAATATGGAACTGCCCATCGATGAAGCAGGTTTTATAGCTCTTCACATCCACACAATGAAAATTAAAGGAGGTGATTTGCATGAAACGGTAAGACAAACAGCGATTGTAAAAGACATGATTGAAGCTATTCAGAATGATTTAAACATGACCTTTAATGAAGGTGCAATTGCTTATGAACGATTAATGACCCATCTAAGGTTTGCCTTGAATAGAGTAAATCACTGTGAAGCTCATTCCTTAGATGATGAAATGCTAGCGATGATTAAAAAAAAGTTTAAACGATCGTACCGTTGTTCTGTTAACGTAGCTAAAAAAGTTGCTGCAAATCATGGAATTGAGCTGCCTCCGGAAGAATTGGGCTATATTACATTGCATATCGAACGCCTTAAAAAATACCAATAATACAAGCTGATTTTATTCCTTTTTAAGTTGGTAGCGCTTTCAAACCAATGACTAACTATTATGTCATTACAGTATCATTCAGGCCTTCGTTCATAACAATTATAAGGAGGAATTTATTATGATGAATTATGTGCAACGACTCGGTCGGTCTCTTATGCTTCCAGTAGCTGTACTTCCTGCGGCTGCAATATTATCGGGGATTGGCTATTGGATTGACAGCGACCAAGTAAATCCTGTAGCTGTTTTTCTAAATCAAGCAGGTAATTCTATTATTGGTAACATCCCAATTTTATTTGCGATTGGGGTTGCATTAGGATTGGCAAAAAATAAGGACGGTTCAGCTGCATTAAGTGGCCTGGTCGGTTTTTTAGTTGTGACAACCCTGCTTTCTACTGATTCTGTTGCCCTACTGCAAGGAATTGAGGTAGAAAGTGTAAATCCGGCATTTGAGCAAATCAAAAATGTTTTTATTGGTATTATATCTGGTATTGTTGCATCCATTATGTATAACCGCTTTAGTCATGTACAACTTCCTGATTCTTTAGCCTTTTTTAGTGGAAAACGGCTTGTACCAATTATGACATCCGTAGTTATGATGTTTGTTTCCGGTCTTTTATTTTTCATTTGGCCCGTTGTCTATAACTCACTAGTATCATTTGGAACGGCAATCAGTGATTTAGGCGCTATCGGTGCAGGTCTCTACGGATTTTTTAACCGCTTATTAATTCCAACCGGCTTGCATCATGCCTTAAACTCCGTGTTTTGGTTTGATGTAGCAGGTATTGATGATATTGGTAAATTCCGTGATGGTACAGGTATCAAGGGTATAACTGGTATGTATCAAGCAGGTTTCTTCCCAATTATGATGTTTGGTTTACCAGCTGCCGCGCTTGCTATGTACCATACAGCAAAAACAAAAAGAAGAAAGCAGGCAGCTTCATTGCTCTTAGCAACAGCATTCGCCGCATTTTTTACAGGTGTTACAGAACCCCTTGAATTCTCATTTATGTTCTTAGCTCCTGCACTTTATGTTGTTCACGCAATGCTTACAGGTTTTTCTTTAGCAATTGCTGCTTTCTTCCAATGGACATCTGGTTTTGGCTTTAGCGCCGGTTTTATCGATTATATCTTAAGTTATCCATTACCATTAGCTAATAAACCATACATGTTAATTGTTCAAGGTTTAGTATTTGCAGTTATTTATTACTTCCTCTTCCGCTTCCTCATTAAAAAATTAGACTTAAAAACACCAGGAAGAGAAGATGATGAATTATTAGAAGAAGAAAGTGTAGATGAAATCAAGTCTGATCAACGCTTTGCTAAAATGGCAGCACAAATTTATGACGGACTGGGCGGAGATACTAATGTGGCATCCATCGAGAACTGTGTCACCCGTTTACGTGTTGAGGTAAGAGATATAAATAATGTCGATGAAGCAAAAATCAAAGCTACTGGTGTACCTGGTATCAATAAAGTTGGAGCAAAGAGTATCCACGTTATCGTTGGTACAAATGTTCAATTTGTTGCCGATGAAATTGATAAAATTCGAAAATAATAACAAAGAAGAAAGTGCTAGATAAGTAGATGCACACAACGCAAAGCGAATCTAGGATTTACTATTAATCCGCCTTTCTGCCAGATAGACAGAAAGGCGGATTTTAATATTTTATTTAATCTTTCAAGTTTAAAAGATAATATTCCATAAGCCGAACAGCTTTAGTAAGATATTATCTCTGATTTGGTTTTTGTTGAAAAAGTATGATCAAGTTAACCTACGAAATTACGTTGAAGGAGTCATTTTGTTTATGTTCTGTTACTTTTTCTGCAAAAAACGATCCTATAATTATCCATACACTTCTTGTATACTAGGAGTAAAGGAGGAGAGGCATATATGTTTAAAAAACTATTTAACTCCATGGGGATTGGGTCAGCAAAGGTCGATGCAAAAATAAATAAAACAGACTTTATACCAGGAGAGACTGTAGAAGGTGTATTGGAAGTAGAAGGTGGAAACTCTGAACAACAGATTGATAAAGTCTATGTAAGTATCTTAACGAATTATACTGTGGAAAGTAGCGATAAAGAATATACCAATAATCGACACATGATTAAACGCTACCAGCTCACGGATGCGTTTGTTATAAAACCAGATGAAAAAAAGTCCATCCCTTTTAGCTTCCAACTACCTCTACGTACACCAGCATCATTAGGAAAAACTAAAGTATGGTTGGAAACTGGGATGGATATTAAAAAAGCATTGGACCCTAGGGATAGTGATTACATACAAGTCAAACCCCACCCGCTAGTCGATGCTTTTCTCGATGCAGCAGATCGTCTTGGCTTTGAATTAAGAGAAGTGGAATGTGAATTTGCCCCAAGTACATTTCCATTAAAAAAAGAGTTTCCAATTGTTCAAGAATTTGAGTTTAAACCGACTAGCGGAAAATACAAACGAAAATTAGATGAGTTAGAAGCTGCATTTTTCGTATACGAATCGGAAGTAGTAGTGCTTGTAGAAGTCGATCGAAAAATGAGAAACAAAGACTTCTTTACAGACTTGTTTGAATTGGATGAGAGTAAAGCGACGATTCGCTACGGCTTTGATGATGTTGACGATTTATCAGATCGATTAGCAGCATTAATCAAAGAAAATATGTAACGGTTTTCACTTTTTAATCAAATGGCGGTAAAGCTTATACAAATAAGCTTACCCCCTTTTTTTATGTCAGAAATTGTATCAATCACTCACCGCAATTATATAAATAGTCACATATATTCAATTAATGGTAAAATTATGTGTTTTTTTGAAACCGTTCACAATCACTTTTAACGGTGTTATAATAAAATTTCCGCACTCTATCAGCCCGCTTTGATAGATAGTTAAACTACTTAATAACCACGCGTATTAAACGCATGCCTTTCATTTATTATAAAAGTTTCATACAAGGGGGAATCTAGCAACATGAATCAATTTACCATTTGGCATTTAATGATGGATATTAGTATAATATCCGCTTTACTTTTAGTTGGTACGATACTTCGGGCAAAAGTTAAATGGATTCAATCTTTGTTTTTACCTGCTAGTATGATTGCCGGATTTATTGGACTTGCACTTGGGCCAAGCGGCTGGAACCTTCTACCTTTTTCGGATCAGCTCGGTACCTACCCTAGTCTGTTAATTGCAGTGATATTCGCTGCCATCCCAATTGGTGCAGCAAAAGTCCATATGTCAGAAGTGTTTCAACGCGTTCGTAATATGTTCTCCTATTCCATGATCCTCATCTTATCGATGTGGGGAGCAGGAGCATTATTCGGAATACTCTTTTTAACTCCATTATTTTCTGATTTGCCAAGTGGCTTTGGTCTGATATTAGGAGCGGGCTTCGTTGGCGGTCACGGGACAGCAGCAGCAGTTGGAGAAGGCTTTGCTCATGCTGGCTGGAACGAGGCAATGGATCTTGCCATGACCTCAGCTACAGTTGGAATTTTAGTTGCAGTACTGGGAGGGTTGTTTCTCGTCAAGCGCAGTACAGAACAAGGAAAAACCAAATTCATCACCAGCTTTAAAGATCTTCCCAATGAATTACAATCGGGACTAATTCCACATCATAAGCGTTCCTATATGGGGGTCGAAACCGTTTCTCCCAATTCCATTGATCCATTCGTGCTACATGTAGCTGTTATAGCGTTTGTCATTGGAATAGCTTATTGGATTACGAACATACTGTCTGATTTAATGCCAGCAGTATCTGTTCCATTATTCAGTATCGCTTTTGTCGTTGGACTTTTATTTCAATCCCTTAGTCGCAAAGTAAAAGCAGATGATTATATTGATCAACGAGTCATGGAGCGAATCGGCGGAACAGCAACTGATTTCCTTGTAGCTATTGGGATTGCATCCATTAATCTTACGGTCGTTATGGAGTATGCTCTACCACTTATTATTCTGTTTGCATTCGGGATCTTATGGGCATATATTTTATTCCGCTTTGTGGGTCCTAATATATTTCAGGACTTCTGGTTGGAAAAGTCCCTGTTTGGTTGGGGCTGGAGTACGGGTACAGTGGCAATGGGACTTGCTCTTTTGCGCATTGTTGATCCGGAGCTCAAAAGTAAAACTCCGGAAGATTATGCACTGGCTTATATCGGTGTTGCGCCGGCTGAGATCGCCGTTATCACCTTTACACCAATTCTGTTTGCCGCTGGGCTCACGTGGGTCATTCCGCTTGTTCTTTTACTCGGTACCGCAATTATTATTGGAGTTTACAAATATACAGGTTGGTGGGGAGCTAGAAAAAACAACATTGATGAATATAATATGCCGAGCTAGTAGTTAGCTCGGCACTGGTAATTTCGTTTATACAACAGCTGGACCAACTAAGGAAAGCGGCTGTTTACCTAAAATAAGACCTGTTAATTTCCCATATCCTATTTGCTTATACGCATCTAATAGTTGTTTTAGTTCCTTAACTTTTTGGTTTCTTTTTAACTTGTCTATTTCTTCCTCATACACTTTTAAAATATACTCGTCATGCACTTTTGGGCGAAACTTGCTTGGGTCTTCATCCATAATGATACAACCCATATATTGGAAGTTAAATTGTAATTGTCTTGTTAAGTGAATAATACGTAAAAATTGCTGGTATACTTCAGGTTTAGTTGCTTTAAATTTTGCAATTGCCCGCTTTGCCTGAACTAGCTCTTCATAGCTTGATGTAATAATCAATTCTTATCTCCCCTTCTTTCTTATTCATCCCAAGGCTTTTTAACTGATAATTTAGCAACTAAATCCTTATTTTGCTGCCGTTTCAGCTTACGGATTTTTGCCCTTTCTTCTCCAGTCTTATAGAGAAATTTTTCCTCTTCTGACTCTGGAATAATTTCTGGTACCTCTGTTGGCTTTTTAGCTTCATCTAATGCAACAAAGGTTAGGAAAGCCGTAGCTGCAATTCGACGCTCAGCGGTTATCATATCTTCTGCAATCACTTTACAGAAGATTTCCATAGAGCTTCTACCTGTATAACATACAAAGGATTCAATACATACCGAATCACTTTGTCGAATTGGCGAATTAAAGTTCACTGAGTCTGTAGAAGCGGTCACGCACTCCTTTACTCGTGCATGTCTCCTTGCTGACAAGGTGGCACATGCATCTAACTTCTTCATTAAAACTCCACCGAACAAAGTGTGGTAATTATTTAAATCGTTAATCAAAACTTGATCATTTTGAACGATTCGCGTATCTTTACACTTTTTCGCGCGCATTGTATCACCTTATCTATTCAATTTTATTCTTTCCTACTCAGGTCTATTATATTCCCCAATGGTGGCTTTCGTAAAATGCCGATATTAGATGCCATGCATAACAAAATGTTATGTAAGGGCTTTAATTACATTTTTTATCTTTTAGAAGGTGATTAGAATGACGGAAGAGGTGAACTACCTTTGCTATAACTAAGAGAGCGAGAAGATTAACGCAAGCGTAAAAAAACAATTGAACATAAATTTACCTTTATGTTCAATTTTTCACATTTTTTGCTACATCTTAAATTAAAACTGTACGATATAAACGATGAGCTTAAAAAATCAGCATTGCTCAATATTATACAATCTAATTTAAAGGCGGTGAAATTCATGTTAATAACTACAAAGAAACACAAGGTAATCTTATTATTATTGCTTAGTATACTGTTTTTATTTGTTTCAAATGTGTCCCTAGCGGAAGCTAATGCAACTGTGCCAGCTATACCGGATAAAAAAGACCAATACGCTGATTTTTTTAATAAACTAACTTTGTTTATTAATCAAAAAGTTGGTAGTGACATAAGTTCTGATTCCTTAGAAAATAATCTGGCTGATAAGAATTTTAAAAAAGCTATAGCACAGAGAGAGTTTCTTCATAAGGCAGGTGCCTCAGCAATTGAAGACTTCGTAACTACACCAGAAAAGAAGGAATTTATGGACTGGCTGCTTGACAACACAGAAGCGATGAATCTTTTCTTAGAAGGTGGGGAGCCGGATACTGAATATGCAAAAGCATTTAACGTATGGTATGAAATTTGGAGTAAAGACCCTGATTCACATACTGGTTATGAATTAAAGTTGGCAATTGCCTCTGCGATGAAGTTCGGAAATGGTGTGCCCAAATGGTATACTTCAAGAACCTTAGTAACACCATATGAGAGATATGAATATTATAAGGTTCGTGAAGCGGAAGGTAAGTTTCCTGTAAGTATGAAAACAAGAACGGTATGGGAACTTAGAAATACTATAGCTGCTCCAGCTAGTAACTGGGATTTAGATTATGTAAGAGAAGTAATTCATAAAGATAGATATAATGCAAATAATCAAAAAGTATCTGTATGGTATCCACCGTATACTTCTATTAGTAAGTATAAAGATGCAAATGGAAAGCCATACAGTGTATTTCGTGCTAGTGGAGATCAGTTTTTTGGTCCTGATGCAACAATTAAAGAAGTACATGAAATAGGTGGAGTTTGTGGTACTGCATCTATGTTTGGTAGTATTGTGCACAATTCATTTGGTATTCCTGGATTTTTAATCGGACAACCCGGGCATGCCGCTCACGTTTTTCACTCACCTAAATCTTCAGGAAAATGGGATATTGGTTACGATGTATCAGGCTGGGGAAGTTCAGGCATAGGTGAGCGTACGAAGATTCCCTATACGAACTATAACGATGTAATCAATAGAGTTGCCTATTGGTTTGCATATGAAGAGTCAAGAGTTGATGAAGATAAGCTTCACAAATCATTTCAGCTTAAATGGATTGCAGATGCACTAAAAGATTACGATAAAACTCAATCCGTACGTAAA
This window harbors:
- a CDS encoding acyl-CoA thioesterase; the encoded protein is MRAKKCKDTRIVQNDQVLINDLNNYHTLFGGVLMKKLDACATLSARRHARVKECVTASTDSVNFNSPIRQSDSVCIESFVCYTGRSSMEIFCKVIAEDMITAERRIAATAFLTFVALDEAKKPTEVPEIIPESEEEKFLYKTGEERAKIRKLKRQQNKDLVAKLSVKKPWDE